TGTCCCGCCATTCGATATAGTGGTTTCTGATACGGTCACGGTTGGCCATATTTCTGGACGCTTGGCCATGATTTGACTATAATTGCATTAATACCGCGGCAGGTAATAGGTATTACTACGACATGATAAATAAGTAGGATATCGCAGAGAGACTCCGTCCCAGTTACGCGGCAGGGAGGATGACGGCGTCCTCGACGGTGACGCCGCCCTCGGCGGCGTCTGTCGCCCTAGGCGACGCGCAACTGTCGAGTGGGAGCCAGCGAGACGAACGGAGTGAGTCTCTCCCTGTTCCCTAGGGGCAGGCAGCGTTTGTCGGCTTCTGTCATTCCTAAGGGCCAGCGAGACGCACTTAACAAAAAATCAGATACGGCCGCAAGAAATCTGATCTAACACAGGGATTCGTCTGCCCCTGTTGTGGCCGTGTAGATGTCGTAGTCTCCACCCTCAGAGATGTGTAGTTTTGCTATGTGACACGTCTTCGAGTGTGGCTCGTCGAACACGAAACTCAGCCACTCTCGGTCGTCGAAACGTCCACGGAACGTGTACTGCTCGACAGAAGCGGGCCAGTCACGTTCGACTACGATGGTGCTGGTGGTGTCTCTATCAGCAGCACTACCGACTGAGTATCTCTCGTTGTAGACGAGATCCCCATCCGCATATAGTTCAATTTCTGCATCGTGTGGGGCGTCGTCGAAGTTGGAAATCTCTATCTTTCCCAGTGTTACCTTCGACGAACTTGTGTCAGCTTCATCTCCTGAGTCTGTGAGACAACCACTACTGACTATTACGATTCCTGCGCCAAGGAGTTCTCGTCGATACATAGAGAATGCTCTTTATTCAGAGGTAACCGTTATTGGTGGATTATGAAGGATGTATATGGGCTCTCTGGCTTGTCTTAATTCATTAATTCTTGACTCTGTTAGACCCAATGATCCTCCTCTCTGTTCGATATCCTTAGGTTTAACTTTTTCCACTTTTAGCCTTCTTCTTTCTTGGTCTGTCATCTCTTCCGGATGCAATTCGGCTAGGGTTTCTGGGTGACGTATGTCGGATTCTGAAGTGGACCAGTCGGAAGATGTAGTTGACAATGAATATGGTCCTATATCACTTCCCCCACCCCAGAAATCCATCCGCCAAGCAATTTCGGTTTTGCCGTACCCTGACTCAGCATCCACGTATGCTGATGCTGTTGCCGGTCTGCTTAGTGTTCGAATGATGAATTCAAGCCTGATCGCCGCTGGACTCTACGCCGGGCTCCTCAGCGGTCTCGTACTCGTACACCCGTTCATTCTGGGGATCGGAGACGGCGGATCGCAGGTGGTGCTGTTCAGCCTGATGAGTACCGTTGCGATCGTGTGCGCCGCCACCGTGTTCAGGACATCGCTCGTCAGGTGGGTGGCTGAAACGGAAGGGCGACCGCTCGATAGTGGAAAACGTGCGGACTTACGCTGCCGGCAGGATGACGGCGTCCTCGACGGTGACGCCGCCCTCGGCGGCGACGTTCTCGCCGGTGATCTGGTCGACGGCGTCGACTTCCTCGTCACCGAGGCCGACGACCTCGGTACCTTCCGAGAAGTTCAGCACGACGACGTAGCGGCCGTCCTCGCCGTCGCGGGCGAAGGCCGTCACGCTGTCGGTGTCGCTCTCGTAGTCGATGGATTCGAAGTCTGCCTGGACGTGGAGCGCGTCGATCTCTTCCCAGGTCTGGGTCAGGTCACGGTGGAAGTCCTGCAGGTCCTCGTTGGCGTACTCCCAGTGGATGTGCCCGCGGCGCTGGCGCTCGCCGATCTCCTGGCCGGCGTAGACCATCGGGATACCCGGAACCGTGAAGGCGGCCGTCGCGGCCGCGCGGACGGCGTGTTCGCCACACTGCTCGATGTAGCGGTCCTCGTCGTGGTTCTCGATGTAGGTCAGGAAGCCGGCGTGGTCGGGGAAGCCGACGTGATAGCGGTTGTCGATGGAGTCGAAGATCTGGTCGGCGGGCTCGTTGCCCTGGCCGATCTGGAGCAGATCGAAGTACAGCCCGGCGTCGAAGTGGACGTCGAAACAGAGGTTGTGGAAGTCCGCGACGTACGGGATCGTCTCGTCCATCAGGAGGAACTCGCTGTCTTTCTCCTTGGTCAGGTCGTGGATCTCCTGCCAGAACGGTCGCGGGACGGCCCACGCCATGTCACAGCGGAAGCCGTCGACCTCGTCGGCCCACTTCTCGACGGCGTCGAGCAGGTAGCGGCGAACCTCGAGGTTGTCGTAGTTGAAGTTCGCGATGTACGGCCAGTCGAAGTACGTGTCCGGAACCGAGTTCTCCTCGTCCTGCCAGTCGTACCAGTCGACGTACTTCGGATCGCCCTGTTCGGCCTTCTTGAAGAACTCGTGTTCGCGCGCGGAGTGGTTGAGCACGAGGTCGAACAGGACCTTCATGTCCCTGTCGTGGGCTTCCTCGACGAGGCGGTGGAAGTGCTCTTCGCCGCCCAGATCGTCTGCAATCGAGTAGAAGTCCGTGATGTTGTAGCCGTGATCGAAGTCGTCGTTCTGCAGGACGGGGGTGAACCACAGCGTGTTCAGCCCGAGGTCCTGGATGTAGTCCAGTTCCTCGACGATGGCTTCGAGGATCGACTGGCCCTCTTCGGGCTCGACGAACCCGCGGACGTACAGTTCGTAACAGGACATGCCGTCGGTCCACTCCGGCGGCTCGTTCAGCCGGTCGACGCCGCCGTCGGCGTGGATCGAGACGGTGTCCGGGACGCTGTACTGGTTGCCGATCGCGACACCGTGGATTCGGACCGGCTCCTCGACGGCCGACAGCGGTGCGCGGAACTCGTAGCCCTCGATCTCGTACTCCGCGAGGTCGTCGCGGTCGTCGACGAAGAACTCGACGTCCAGCTCTTCGTCGGGTGCCTTGGGCGCGGTCTTTGGGTGGGCCGTGATGACGACCTCGTCGCCGACGCGCTCGCCCGTGAGGGTGATCCGGGGGCGACCCTGCTCGCCGACCTTTCGACCGAGACCGGAACCGGCACCGCTGCCGGAACCGCTGCGACCGCCGATTCCCGAGCCGGAGACGCCCGAGATACCGCTGTAGCCGCTGTAGCCGCTGCGACCGGGCTGGTGGGTGACCGACTTGTCGCTGGGGTAGACCCGGACGGTCAACTCGTGGGTGCCGTCCGGCGCGTCGAGACGGACGGTGTAGGTGCCGGGCTCGTCCGGCGTGATGTATGCGATGGGGTCCTCACCGAACGCGACGTCGCTTTCCTCTGGCGCGTCCGCGACTGACCAGTCGTAGGTTCCTTCGGGATCCGGATCCCTCGGTGCTAGTTCGTGCGTCTCTCCGACCGCCATGAACCGAGTCGGGCCTGGATGGTGCATGTGTACGTGAGAAAGCGACCGCACCTTCAATCAATCTTCCGACATCGTTTCCCCTTTCGCACGCTACTCTCCCGAAAAAACGATATAGATAGCGTCTGGCGCCCGGATAACTGCCCAGAAAACGCCTGTGATAGTTCGCTCCATTATATTCATACGACACAATACATACCCGAAAATTGTCTGTTTTCCGACGTTCCCGAGGGATTCGATATAGTGACTTTCAGCCTTTCTCAAGGACATATTAGCTTTGTTGAAATAAAACAACAACAGTTTTAGGCAGTGGTCTGCATAGCTACCAGAAGGTGGAGCATATGGTGTCGGCTGACAACCTCGACGGACAGATCGCGTACTACACGATGGAAATCGGGATCGAGAACGACGTCAAGACCTACAGTGGCGGACTCGGGGTCCTGGCGGGCGACACGATTCGATCCTTCGCGGACATGGGCCTCCCGGCGGTCTGTGTCTCGCAGGTCAACGAGAACGGCTACTGCAAGCAGATCCTCGAAGAGGACGGCACGCAGGTCAGCGAGGAAGACCCCTGGCCGGTCGAGGAGTACTGTGAGGAACTGGACGTCGAAGTGACGGTCCCGATCTACGGGCGCGACGTCACCGTCACGGCCTGGCAGTACGACGTCGTCTCCGAGAAGAGCGGCGAGACGGTCCCGATCATCTACCTCGACACGAACGTCGAGAGCAACGACCCGGACGCCCAGGAGTACACCAAGCGCCTGTACAGTCCCGGTTACGGCGAGGACCACCAGCTGGCCCAGGAGATCATCCTCGGGATCGGCGGGACTCGCATTCTGGACGAACTCGGCTACGAGGTCGACGTCTACCACATGAACGAGGGCCACGCCGCCCTCCTGACGCTGGAACTCCTGAAGCGCAACGACATGGACCCCGAGGCGGTCCGCGAGCAGTGTGTCTTCACGACGCATACGCCTGTGGAAGCTGGCCACGACCAGTTCGACTGGGACCTCGTCAACGAAGTTCTCGGCGAGTTCGTTCCCCAGGAGACGCTCAAGGAGTACAGTCGTGAGCAGGACCTGCACATGACCTACCTGGCGCTGAACCTCTCGCGGTACGCCAACTCGGTGGCGAAGAAACACCAGGAGGTCTCCCGGAACATGTTCCCGGGCTACGACATCGACGCGATCACCAACGGTGTCCACGTGCCCTTCTGGGTCGGCGAGGACTTCATCGACGTCTACGACGAGTACACCGAGGGCTGGCAGGAGAACCCCTACAAGCTCAAACACGCCTCGGTCATCCCGGACGACGACATCTGGGAGGCCCACCAGTCCCAGAAAGAGGATCTCATCGAGTACGTCAACGAGCACGAAGGCGCAGACATGGACCCGGACGTCCTCACGATCGGGTTCGCCCGGCGTGCGACCGCGTACAAACGCGCCGACCTGCTGTTCTACAATCACGAGCGGCTGCGCCACATCGCCGAGACCGTCGGCGAGTTCCAGATCATCTTCGCGGGGAAGGCCTTCCCCGGCGACGAGGACGGCGCGGGCAACATCCGCGAGATCTTCCACAACGCCTGGGAGCTCAACGACGCCGTCAACGTCGAGTATATCGAGGACTACGACATGGACGTCGGTGGCCTCCTCACGCAGGGCGTCGACGTCTGGCTCAACAACCCGCGACGGCCGCTGGAAGCCTGTGGCACCTCCGGCATGAAAGCTGCCTACAACGGCATTCCGCAGTTCGGCA
The Halapricum salinum genome window above contains:
- a CDS encoding alpha-amylase family glycosyl hydrolase yields the protein MHHPGPTRFMAVGETHELAPRDPDPEGTYDWSVADAPEESDVAFGEDPIAYITPDEPGTYTVRLDAPDGTHELTVRVYPSDKSVTHQPGRSGYSGYSGISGVSGSGIGGRSGSGSGAGSGLGRKVGEQGRPRITLTGERVGDEVVITAHPKTAPKAPDEELDVEFFVDDRDDLAEYEIEGYEFRAPLSAVEEPVRIHGVAIGNQYSVPDTVSIHADGGVDRLNEPPEWTDGMSCYELYVRGFVEPEEGQSILEAIVEELDYIQDLGLNTLWFTPVLQNDDFDHGYNITDFYSIADDLGGEEHFHRLVEEAHDRDMKVLFDLVLNHSAREHEFFKKAEQGDPKYVDWYDWQDEENSVPDTYFDWPYIANFNYDNLEVRRYLLDAVEKWADEVDGFRCDMAWAVPRPFWQEIHDLTKEKDSEFLLMDETIPYVADFHNLCFDVHFDAGLYFDLLQIGQGNEPADQIFDSIDNRYHVGFPDHAGFLTYIENHDEDRYIEQCGEHAVRAAATAAFTVPGIPMVYAGQEIGERQRRGHIHWEYANEDLQDFHRDLTQTWEEIDALHVQADFESIDYESDTDSVTAFARDGEDGRYVVVLNFSEGTEVVGLGDEEVDAVDQITGENVAAEGGVTVEDAVILPAA
- the glgP gene encoding alpha-glucan family phosphorylase, producing the protein MVSADNLDGQIAYYTMEIGIENDVKTYSGGLGVLAGDTIRSFADMGLPAVCVSQVNENGYCKQILEEDGTQVSEEDPWPVEEYCEELDVEVTVPIYGRDVTVTAWQYDVVSEKSGETVPIIYLDTNVESNDPDAQEYTKRLYSPGYGEDHQLAQEIILGIGGTRILDELGYEVDVYHMNEGHAALLTLELLKRNDMDPEAVREQCVFTTHTPVEAGHDQFDWDLVNEVLGEFVPQETLKEYSREQDLHMTYLALNLSRYANSVAKKHQEVSRNMFPGYDIDAITNGVHVPFWVGEDFIDVYDEYTEGWQENPYKLKHASVIPDDDIWEAHQSQKEDLIEYVNEHEGADMDPDVLTIGFARRATAYKRADLLFYNHERLRHIAETVGEFQIIFAGKAFPGDEDGAGNIREIFHNAWELNDAVNVEYIEDYDMDVGGLLTQGVDVWLNNPRRPLEACGTSGMKAAYNGIPQFGTLDGWWVEGHIENETGWKIGPEPEESKPDETPAEEEDRTDAMDLYDQLENTIVPMYYNDREKWIDIMRNTMAFNGPYYHTRRMSREYLEDAYTQ